GTGTGCTGGCGTTCGCGCTGGGTTTCGGCCCGGCGATGGTGTCGTACCGCAAAGGCATGGGCTGGACGCGCGGCACAAGCGAACCGAGATATCTCTCGCTCTTGTCGCGAGGCGAGGCTGGGGGAATCTCATCGACCGAGTATCGCCTCAATACGCTGCCGCTCGGTGGCTATGTGAAGATGCTCGGACAGGAAGACCTCGACCCCGGCGCAGTAAGCGGCGAGCCTGACAGTTACCAATCCGCCAAGCCCTGGAAGCGCATGGTCGTGATCTCGGCGGGTGTGGTGATGAATCTCATCACCGCTGCCATTCTGTTTGTCGTTGTGTTCATGGTTGGGCTGAAGGTTGAGCCACCCAAGATCGGGCAGGTCGAGCCCAACTCCCCCGCTGCTCAAGCCGTTGCGATCAACGCATCGGAAATCGGCATCGTTCAGCCGGGGCTGCAACCGGGCGATGTCGTGATCGAGATCAATGGCCGGCAACCCAAGTCGTATTCGGATCTGTTGGTCGAAGTGGCCATGACCGCGCGGAACGAGCCTGCTCGCCTGTCGATTGCGAGACCCGGCATCGCATCGCCCCTGACATTCGAGATCAAGCCCGAAGCCAGCCGCCTCGATCGACTGCTCTCGATCGGTGTTTCGCCGGCGATGTCGAGCACGCTTCGCTCGTGGCGCGGCGAGGATGCCGAACGCGCGATCGAATCGATCGGGCTTGCAGGCGTCAAGCCGGGCATGCGTCTGATCAGCGTCGCAGGCCAAACCGACATTGCGGGCTATCACGACTTGCTTGCTGCGTGCGCCGCTTCGGGTGGCGAGCCGGTGCGAGTCACTTTTGCCAATGATGCGGAGACTGTCGAGATCGAGCTTACGCCAGCGTCGCAACTGCAGACCGCATTCGTGCCCGGCAGCGAGAAAGACGCTGTTTCGGTGATCGAGCACATCCTCGGGCTGACGCCTGTCATCGCAGTTGCACCGGGCGAAGACAGCGTGACATCGGCTGCACACGAAGCCGGGCTGAGGCCTGGCGACATCTTCGCCCGCATCGGCAGTGTGGAATTCCCGAGCATCGCAACGGGCATTCGCGAAGTGCGCCTCCATCGCAACAAGATGATTGATGTGGTGGTGCTCCGCGACGTCAATGGCGTGATGACAAGCCTTCCTCTGACCACAAAGGTCACATCGGAAGGACGCATCGGGTTCAACGCCTCCGACACGCGCGCAATGAATACGCTTTTGTCGCTCCCACCCACTCAGATGCGAGAGCCAAACGCGACTGACTGGTCTCCATCGCCCGCGTCGAGCGCCATTCTCACCAGTGGACAGCGCATTGTTGAGGTGAATGGCACGAAGGTCTCGAACTTTTCCGAGTTGCGCTCGGCCCTGCAAGACGCGACGCGCGAGGCTGCCTCAACCGAATCGAGCGCCACCGTCCGCCTGACGCTCGAGTGGTTCGCGCTCGCGGGAGATCGACCTCGAGTCGAACGTGAGTGGGCCATTGCCGCGGCCGACGTTGCGGAGTTGCATGCTCTAACCTGGGTTCCGCCGTTTCGCGCCGAACTCTTTGAGCCTGAGCAGGTGCTCCTGCAAGCAGCGACTCCTCTCGAAGCGGTCCGCACGGGCCTGAGCGAAACCCGGCGCGTACTCATCTCGACGTACATTACGTTCGCACGTCTGTTTCAGCAGACGGTCAAGATTGAACACATCAAGGGCCCGGTCGGCATCGCGCACATGGGCACGATCATTGCCGAACGCGGGTTCATCTGGATCCTGTTCTTCATGGCGATCATCAGCGTCAATCTGGCGGTCATCAACTTTCTGCCGCTGCCGATCGTCGATGGCGGGCAGTTTCTGATGATCGTCTACGAGCAGATTCGCGGCAAGCCCGTTCCCATCGTCTTCCAGAATGTCGTCACCATGGCGGGGTTGATCCTCATCGTTTCACTGTTTCTCGTCGTCACGTTCAACGACGTCAAAAATCTCTTTGGCCTCTGAGGCGGGCGGTCCATGGGCCACATCGCCCAGCCCCACGGACCGACTGCAGATGCGCTCAGGAGTCGTGCGCATGCAGTGTCTGGCGGCGTGCTGTGACGCCGTAATGCCGTTGTGGCTTGGGAGTTTTCGGTGCCGCGCTCGATCGGTTGCTCTACAATCCCCTTATGAGCGTTGCTCCGCGAAAGCCCGTGATAACCGCCCCTGATGAGTCTGTCGCAAAGACAGCGCGCTGCGAATCGTCGAACCCTCCGGCGTCGCACGTGTGGGACTATGCGCCAGCTCCGGAATCGCTCAAGGTTACGATCCTTCCGCGTTACGGCCACTTCATAGATGGTGTATTCGTCGAACCCAATACCGGAGTGGACACCGGCCGGCCCACGCATTTCGCCACGATCAATCCCGCGACCGAAGCGGTGCTGAGTGAAATCGCGCACGGTTCGGCTGCCGATGTCGATGCGGCGGTGGTGGCGGCACGCGATGCTCTGCCGGCCTGGGCTGCCCTGCCGGCGCTCGAGCGCGGAAAGTTTCTGTATCGCATCGCCCGACGGATCCAGGAGCGCAGCCGCGAACTCGCGGTGCTTGAAACAATGGATGGCGGCAAGCCCATCAAGGAAAGTCGCGATGTTGACGTGCCCCTGGCAGCGGCTCACTTTTTCTACCACGCAGGCTGGGCCGACAAACTGGCGTATGCGTTTCCCGGTCGCGGCAAACCCGGGCCTGTCGATGTATGCGGGCAGATCATCCCGTGGAACTTTCCGCTGCTGATGGCTGCGTGGAAGATCGCCCCGGCACTTGCGTGCGGAAATACGGTCGTCCTCAAGCCCGCTGAAACGACATCGCTCACGGCACTTCGCCTTGCGGAAATCTTCGCTGAAGTCGGATTGCCCCGAGGCGTGGTCAACATCGTCACCGGCGACGGCCGCACCGGGGCTGCACTCGTCGAACATCCTGGCGTCGATAAGATCGCCTTCACAGGTTCGACCGAAGTCGGCAAGCGCATCGCGGCGGCAACGGCTGCGAGCGAAAAGAAACTCACGCTCGAACTCGGCGGCAAAAGCCCGCACATCATCTTCGAAGATGCAAGCCTCGATCAGGCAGTCGAAGGCATTATTCAAGGCATTTTCTTCAACCAGGGGCATGTGTGCTGTGCGGGCAGCCGATTGTTCGTGCAGGAATCAGTACTCGATGAAGTCGTGCAGAAGTTGACGCTGCGTCTGCGGACATTGCGCGTGGGCGACCCGCTCGACAAAAACACCGACCTTGGCGCCATCAACTCTGGCGAGCAGTTATCGCGGATCGAGCGGTACCTGTCACAGGGAGTGGACGAGGGGGCTGGGCTTTGCGTCGGGGGCGTGAGTGCGATTGCTGGCTGGGATGGAGACACGCCGATTCGTCCTAAGGGCGTCAAAGGATTCTGGTGCCGCCCGTGCCTGCTGACGAGTGTGCAGCCGAGTCATGTAGTCGCCAGAGAAGAAATTTTCGGGCCCGTATTAGCGGTGATGAGTTTCCGCACACCCGAAGAGGCAATCGCACGCGCAAACAACACGCGTTATGGTCTAGCCGCTGGCGTATGGACCGACAAGGGCTCGAAGATCTTTGAACTTGCCGCAAAGTTGCAGGCGGGCGTGATTTGGCTGAACACCTACAACCGATTCGATCCGTCGAGCCCGTTCGGGGGCTACAAGGAATCGGGATTTGGACGCGAGGGCGGAATGCATGGGCTTCGCGGTTATGTGAAGTTCTAGTCGAATTGCACCTTTGCGGACTGAAAGGAGTATCGATGGGCGATCAGGCACAGGACGGATTCAACCCGGCATCGATTGTCCCTGCGGGAGCAAACTTTGAACTGCGCGCGATCACCGAGGCCGACAAGCCCTGGATCGAACGCACGTTGATCCGGTACTGGGCGTCGACGTCAATCTATTCGCGTGGCAAAGTCACCGACGCCTCGACGCTCTCCGGCTTCGGCGCGTTTCGCGACGAAGAACCGATTGGTCTGGTCACCTATCTCATCGATGGCGACTCGTGCGAGATTGTGACGCACAACAGCATGGCTGGCTCGGGCGGAATCGGGACATGCCTGCTGGCTGCAGTTCGGCAGGAAGCTCGAGATCGCGGATGCCGACGCCTGTGGCTTGCGACCACCAACGACAATATCCCGGCGCTCAAGTTCTATCAAAGACGAGACTTCGATCTGGTCGCGCTGTATCACAACGTGATGACTGATGCTCGCAAACTCAAGCCGGAGATTCCTGACGTGGGCTTGTTCGATATTCCGCTTCGACATGAGCTTGAACTGGAGTTTCTGTTGTAGGCACGAAGCGAAAGAGGCACAGCGCGATGAGCGAACGGATTGAAGTTCTCAAGACATACAAGTTGTTCATTGGAGGCAAACTCCCTCGAAGCGAATCGGGCCGCACGCTCGCAGTCCGTGGGGAAACGGGCCAGATCCTGGCGCATGTGTCGCAGGCAAGCCGCAAGGACCTTCGCGATGCTGTAACCGCAGCCCGGGCTGCTGGTCAGGGATGGCGTGCAGCAACCGCGTATCTGCGCGGGCAGATCGTCTACCGCATGGCGGAAATGATGGAAGGCAAGCGCGAGGAATTGGCCCGGGCTTTGATCGAGGTCCGCCCTGGCCGAACCAAGATCGACGCTAGCAGCGAAGTCGATGCAGCGATCGATCGTGTCGTGAGTCTGGCCGGGTGGGCTGACAAGTTTGCGCAGGTGATGGGGTGTGCCAATCCGGTTGCCGGGCCATATCACAACTTCACGGTGCCCGAACCGGTCGGCGTCGTGGGCGTTATCGTAGAGCATGAACAACCGCTCGTCGCGCTCGTGACACTCATCGCAGCCGCGATGTGCACTGGCAATGCCGTTGTCGCGATTGCCGATGAAGCAAACCCTATCGCGGCGTGCATTCTGGGTGAAGTGTGTGCGACCAGTGATGTCCCGGGCGGCGTTGTCAATATCCTGACAGGCCTGCACTCAGAACTGCTGCCGCAGATGGCCGAGCATGGCGGACTGGATGCGGTGGTCGGGCTGGGGATTGGAACCGAAGGCCGGGCACGCCTTCGAGCGGGCATCGCAGGTAACCTCAAGCGCGTCCACTTCGTCGATGTCGCGTCTGTCGCACACGAAGACTCGGCGGGGCCTGTGGTGCTCGAACCATTCGTCGAGTTCAAGACAATGTGGCACCCGGCCGGAAGTTGACCTCCCCGCTTTCCATCATGCACTGAGCGCCAGCACGGGCTTGAGTGGCTCGCGACGTGGCGCATCTGGCGCGGGTCCGGGCTGCGCTTCTTCATGCCAGACCCATTCGACGTGGACATTGAAAAGCCCGAGCAGTGCTGCCAGATGTCGCTCGATCGTCTCGCGCGCCTGATTGGTGTACTTATCTTCGTGCAGATCGTACAGCCGCGATGCCTGCTGCTGTGCGTCGCGCATCAGTTGAGCCTGACGGTCCGCATTCATTGAAATCACTTCGAGCAAGCCAAGCATGCGACCCTGCTGAATGTCGTACGGGGTGACATCGACCAGCCGGAGCGAACCTTCGATCGGAGGCAAGTGCACGCGATAACGATCGGGCGCGAGTTGCACGACATCGGCTCCGCGCACAGCTGCAAGATCGACGCTGTACTGCTTCTCGAAATGGAAGATCATGGCAAGTTTTGCCTGACTCAGCAGAATCGGAGGACACCACGACCACCCCGATCGGGCAGTCGCAATCTCCTTGGCGAAGACTTCAAGCCCGACGAGTTTGCCAACCGAGCGCACACGTTCAGCGATCGTGCGAGTCTCCGTGCTTGTGCGCGCTCTGCGCCCGACGAACAAACGCAGCACAAGCCACGCGCATAGAACGCCAACAGCAAATGTTCCGAAAAGGACCAGAGCGACGAAGAGCGTCGTGAGCAGCATGAAAGGTTGTTGGGAGAGAGGCCAGTTGCGTTTCTCACCGGCACTCAGCGCTTGGCAGCGTCGGCTTGCGTCTTTGTGCGCTCAAAAGCGGTGATCAGCAAATGTCCGCTAACTGAAAGCAGGGCAATAGAAATGATGCCGATCACGAAAAGCGCTGACATGCGAACAATTTCCGCACCGCCTTCTCGCGTGTCGAGCAGGAATCCGAGTTTGCGGAACCAAAACGCCACACCGAGCATGAACACCGGAAGTCCGAACGCGAGGCCCAACGCGATTCTCTTGAACTCGGCAGGCCTGCGGAGCAGAACCGCCAAAGCACCGAGACCGGCGATCAAGACCCCGAGCACCACCCGAATCAGGACCACAGGCAAGACAAACTTTCCCAGCGAGGTTGTGGCAAGATTGGTTGAAAAATCGAGCGAGCCAAGAACGCTTGCTCCGAGAATGCAGCCCCCGATCGAAGCAGCGGCGATTCCGAATCCACGGTCGAATCGCCCGGTGCTGGAGATCAGACCGACGATTCCAGCCAGGAGAAGAACGAGTTCGAAACTGAGTCCCCCCCAGATCGGGGTTCCGATCGCAAACAGCGCGACTCCAAGGCCTGCGAGGGCGGTCAGGGTCATCACCGCACTGGCAAGTGCTACGAGTACTCGGATGAATTGAGGAGTCGGAGGCATGATGGGTCGCTCAGGTTATCGGCGAGATCGACTGTTTACGTTAGGAGGCGACATGGGGTTCGTGCACGACCGGGTGAAACGCTATCGGACGTATGCAACGCGCAAGAACGCGCGCGACCGACCGGTCGAAGTGGTCATGGGTGCGCAGGGAAGACCCAAGCCGAACCGTCACAAGAGATTGGCCGATGAAGGAGTTACGCGATGGCGCATCGGTTGGGTGTTTAACCTTCAGACCTGGCTCGTTTTTGCGCGGCACGCTGTTTGTGGTTGAATCAGAGCAGGGAGGCTCCACGGCATGAGCGGTATCACATCCGGCATCGGCCTGTTCAGCGGCATCGATACACAGAGTCTGATCGAGCAGTTGCTCTCGGTTGCGGCGCGGCCTCGGGCGCTTGCCGAGCAGCGACTTGTACAGTTGCAGGTTCGGCAATCGGCGTTTCTTGCGATCAACTCTTCGCTCGGTGCGCTCAAGACCGCGGCTTCGACGTTTCGATCGAGCTCGATCTTCGACACCAAGGGCGTGTCAGTATCGGACCCGACGATTCTGACCGCGTCGGCGGACAAGAACGCAGTGCCCGGAAGCTACAACTTTCTGGTCGATCGTCTCGTCTCGACACAGCAGTTGCTCTCGCGCGGATTCGCGGATCTGAATACATCGGGCCTCAACGCAGGGTCGTGGTCGTTCGAGTCGAGCGAGGCCAGGCTTGATCGCGATGTGGCGCTTGCCGCACTCAATGGCGGTGCTGGCGTCAGTCGCGGGAAGATCGTAGTCCGCGACAGCAATGGCGATTCGGCAACGGTCGATCTGTCGCGTGCAGGAACGGTCAATGAAGTGCTCGATGCGATCAACGGCGCAAGCGGCATCAATGTGACCGCGAACGTGCGCGACGGACGGTTCGTGATTGACGGCGCAGTTTCGGTGACCAGTTCGCCGGGGTTTACGACGGCGGCATCGCTCGGGCTCAACTCGGGCACAGCGACGATGGAAGGCAGCACGCTGGTCGGCGGATCGGTCTACGCCATGGGCGTGAACACAGCGCTGAGCGCGCTCAACGACGGCAATGGCGTGAACTTCGGCGTGGATGTCGGCGAATCGCGCTACGACTTCATCATCAATGTCGATATGGACGGAGCAGGAGGCGATGGACCGATCGCGGTGCGTGTCAACATCGGCTCGATCTGGGAAATGACCGACGACGGGCTCAAGGAATCTGCGACGCGCGTAACAACGGTCGGGGGCGTGGTGGATCGCATCAACGCGGCGCTCGAGGCTGCGACGGGAGTCACGGGCGTCTCGGCGTCGATCGATCCGGCCAATGGGCGCATCGTCATTGGCGCGGGTGCTGGAGTCGATATCACGGTCGAAGAAAAAACAACCGGAGCGTCGGGTCAGGCGTCCACAGCACGCGACCTTGGATTGCTCGGTTCGGGAACCGGCGGCGTCAATGGCCAGCGTGTGCTAGCGGGCATGAACACGACGCTTCTGCGCAACCTCAATGGAGGCACAGGCCTCGGCGGGGACGAACTCGACTTCACGCTGCGTTCGGGTGCATCGCTCTCGATCAGCGGGCTCTCGGCAGCGACAACGGTTTCGGAGCTGATGAATCTCATCAACAATGACACGACCAATGCCGGACGCATTGTGGCTTCGCTCAACTCGAACGGAACCGGTCTGACACTGACGGATACCACCGGCGGCAGCGGCAACCTGATCATCGGCGGCTCGGCGGCCGAGAGTCTTGGGGTCGAGACGGATGTCGCGGGCGTGGCTGCGAGTTCTGTGCGCGGTGCGAATCTGCAGCATCGGTACATGAGCGAATCGACGCTGCTGACTTCGCTCAATGGCGGCAAGGGCATCGGCACCGGCAAGTTCCGCATCACTGACGCTTCAGGGAGCATCGCGGAAATCAACATTGATTCGGGCGCCTTCACGCTCGGGCATGTGATCAAGCGCATCAACGATGCCGGTATCGGAGTCAAGGCTCGCATCAATGAAACCGGCGACGGAATCATGATCGAAGAGAAGGTTGCCGATGGCGCGGCACACGGAGCGGTCAAGATCAAGATCGAGGATGTGAGCGGGTCTATCGCCAGAAATCTGCGCCTTGCGGGCGAGGCCAAGGACACAGGGAGCGACAACCTGATCAATGGCTCGTTCGAGACGACCATCGAGTTCGATGCGACTGCAACGCTGAGTGATATCGTCAAGAAAATCAACGATTCGGGCGCGGGTGTGCGGGCGAGTGTCATCAGCGACGGAACAGGCGTAAACCCATACCGCCTGAGCCTGTCGTCGACGCAGAGCGGCACGACGGGCCGATTCATCCTTGATTCGGGTGCATTTGATCTGGGGCTCGACACACTCGACAAGGGCGAAGACGCGCGAGTGTTCTTTGGTTCGAGCGATCCGGCCAAGGGAGTGCTACTGACAAGCAGCACGAACGCTCTCGACGGCGTGGTAACGGGCGTGACGATCAACCTCAAGAGCGCGTCGGAAACGCCCGTCACGATCAACGTGACCCAGGACACCGATGCGATCGAGTCGCGTGTGACGCAGATGGTTGATGCGTTCAACACGGTGATCTCGCGTATCGCCACACAGACACGCTATGTGCAGGAGACCAGGGAGCGCGGGCCTCTGCTGGGCGATGGCACGGCCATTTCGCTGCGCAATGCTCTGTTTAATGAAATACTCGGCAAAAATCGAGGCTTCGGTGGAACCTTCGATGACCTGACAGATGTGGGCATCTCGGTCGGGAGCGGGGGCAAACTTCAGTTTGACAAGGCGACCTTCCGAGCGGCGATGGAGCAGGATGCGGCGGCTGTCAAGGATCTGTTCACACGCCGCGTCATCGAAGCCGACGGCAACTCGATCGACCTGGGTGATGGCATTACGGGGCGAGATCCGGACGCTGCGCCGATATATTCGGAACTTGGCGTCATCCCCCGGATCGAGCAGTTCATCGATACATACATCAGCTCGATCGATGGCGTGCTGACGCGCAAAAACACGTCGCTCAACTCGCAGATTGCGCTTCAGCGAGGCCGCATCACGAGTATCAACAAGGGCTTGGAAAGCAAGCGGCAGATTCTGCTCAGGCAGTTTATAGCGATGGAGCAGGCGATCGGACAGTTACAGAGCCAGCAAGGGTCACTGGGCGCGATTCAGCGGATCGGCTGATGGAAGTCAAGACCGAGCCGTTGTAGGACGATAGTCAAGGCGATGGAGAACAGTGCACAGGTTTATCTGAGGACTCGGGTCATGTCGGCGGCGCCGGAGGAACTTCGGCTGATGCTGCTCGATGGCGCGATGAAATTCACGCTGCAAGCGATCGAAGGTCTCAAGCAGAAGAACTTCGAGATGTCGTTCAACGGGTTTTCGCAGGGGCGCGCGATTGTGCTCGAACTGGCGACGGGCATCAAGGAGGATGCCGACCCGGAACTGGCCGAGCGCGTGCGGTCAATCTTCCTGTTCATCTATCGCGAGCTCATGGACGCGAGTTTTGCCAAGGATGCTGCCAAAGCGGAAAAAGCACTGGAACTGCTGACCTATGAGCGTGAGACGTGGGTGCTGGCGATGCAGCGTGCAGCGGCCGAGCGTGGGCAAAGCGTGCCAGGACGTTCGGCGGAACACAATGCGGGGCGTGCCGATGTGGGGAGCGCTGTGAACAAGACTCCAACCCCGGCTCGCAGTTTCAGCGCTCAGGGCTAGCAACCAGGTTGCATTGAGCAGGGTTGCATCGAGATCAACCAAGCGTAACGGTCAGGTCGGCTGCCAGGGCATCGAAGGCGAGCGATGGCTGAACGTTTGAAGCAAGTTCGCGCTCGGTCTGCTCGATGCGCATGATGGCCATGGAAGCCCAATCAGCGGTTGCCGCATCTCGCAGTTGAGGCCTGATGCGCTGGCTGAGGATGCTCAGCACGTTGCGTGCGGCGACACGATTCGCGGCTTCTTTGCTGCGGTTGGGGCGGGCATCGGCCCATGCGGTGGCGTAGTTTTGAATTAGTTGATTGGCGATCGGTCCGAGGTTGAAGATCGAGCCGCCGGGCTTGAGTTCACGCAGGATCGGCGCGAGCGTCTGATGCCATTGATACATGCCGCTGTCGAGGGCTTCGACAAGTCGGCCGGGCGAACCCTGTGCAAAATCGAGCATCCATGCGTGGCCTTCGGCGGGCACTTGCAGGTTCTGGCGACGGATGCACTCTTTCATCTCGGCATCGGTCAACGCGCGAAAGCCGACACGCTGCGAGCGACTTCGGACGGTTGGGAGCAGGCGGTCCTCGCTTGTTGTGAGCAGAATGATGACTGTGCCCACGGGCGGTTCTTCGAGCGTCTTGAGCAGCGCGTTCTGAACCGGTGCGTTCGAGAGACTGCGATCGAGCAGTTCGGCCTCGTCGACGATGAAGACTTTGGACGCAAGGGCGCTGCTTGCGATCATCGCGGCCCGATGCGCCGGTTCGAGCAGGGAGTCCCGAATGACATCGATCGGAAAGGACGCGAGTTTGCGGCTGCGGACGTTGGCGTCGTGGTGGTACTGCGCCAGTTCCTTGCGGATGATGTGCAGATCGGGGTGCGCCCCGGCAGCCAGTCGCTGCTGCGTCGGACTGTCCGGATCCGGCTCGATGACGCCCGAGAGCGTCGGAGCGGTGGAATCGTCCATCAAGGCTGCGGCAAAGGCGAGTGCGGTGGTGAACTTTCCGACTCCTCGCGGGCCATGAAAGATCCACGCGTGATGAATGTTCCCAGAAGCGAGGACTGATTGAAGCAGATCGACAGCCTGAGTCTGCCCGATGATGTCGTCCCATCGCGGAATGGGCGGCAGGCGGAGTTCAGGGGGAATAGCAGCAGGTTCGTCGAATGCTTTGCGGGCCACGATTGAGGGTAGGAGGAGTGCGGCTGATGCGTCACAGCGTCGGTCTCAGACCCCGCGGAGCTTGTTGAGACCATTGAGCGCGGCGACCTTGTAGCACTCGGCCAGAGTCGGGTAGTTGAAGACTGCGTTGACGAAGTACTCGACGGTGGCGTTGAAGGCGATGGCCGCCTGACCGATATGAATGAGTTCGGTCGCGCCGGTACCGATGGCGTGGACGCCGAGAATCTGATGAGTTTCCTGATGGATGAGCATCTTGAGCATGCCGGTGAGGTCGCCCAGCAACTGCCCGCGTGCGATCTCGGAGTATTGGGCGATGCCGGACTCATACGGAATCCCCTCGGCTGTGAGACGTTCTTCGGTCCAGCCGACCATCGAGATCTCGGGAATCGCGTACACGCCGTACGGGATCTGCTCCGGGACGTTGGTGCAGGCGGTATGGAACATGTGGCACGCGGCGATGCGTCCCTGCTCCATCGAGGTCGAGGCCAGCGCGGGGAAACCGATCACATCGCCGCACGCATAGATGTGCGGCACCGCGGTCTGGAGATGTTCATTGACGGCCAGGCGACCGCGAGAATCCGACGAGAGACCGATTTTCTCGAGGTCAAGCCCATCGGTTGCCCCCTGCCTCCCGACGCAATACAGGAGACAATCGGCGCGGAGCACCTTGTCGCTTTCGAGCACGGCCTCGACCAGACGGTTGTTGACCGACCGCGCGCCCGATTGCGGCGCGACAGTGCCGATCGACACGACTTTTTCACCCAGGCGCAGCGTCATGCCGCTGCGTCGCAGGTGATATTGCAGGGCTTCGGAGATCTCGGCGTCCACAAAATCAAGCAGGCGATTGCGCCCTTCAACGAGCGTGACCTTGACCCCAAGCGCCGCGAGCATCGAGGCGTACTCCGTCCCGATCACTCCCCCACCGACGACCAGCAGCGAGTGCGGAAGGAACGGGAGCGAGAGCAGTTCATCGGACGTGATGATGTTGGCGCCGTCAAACTCGATATCGTCCGGTTTGGCGGGATGCGAACCGACGGCGATGATGAAATGGTCGGCCTCGATGCGCGCGATGCCCGACTCGCTGACCGCTTCGATGACATGCGGCTCGACGAAGCGTGCGCTGCCGTGAAACAGGTTGATCCCGTTCGAGCGAAAGTGCCGTTCGATCATCTCGACTTCGGTCAGGATGACCTTGCGGCACGAGGCGATGAGTTCGGTAAACGAGCGGTTGCGTGCGGCGGCGAAGTCGCGTTCGAGCGGGGTGGCCGAGGCGTGTCCGATCATGTGCAGGATTGCCTCGCGCAGGGCTTTGGAAGGGATGGTGCCCGTGTTGACCGTGACGCCGCCGACGACTTCGCGTTTTTCGATGACGCAGACGGACTTTCCGAGTTTGGAGGCCTGAATGGCGCCCTTCTGCCCGGCCGGGC
This is a stretch of genomic DNA from Phycisphaeraceae bacterium. It encodes these proteins:
- a CDS encoding site-2 protease family protein, which codes for MFGIPGPIGTVLDLLVVIFGFGLIIFIHELGHFVAARWAKIRVLAFALGFGPAMVSYRKGMGWTRGTSEPRYLSLLSRGEAGGISSTEYRLNTLPLGGYVKMLGQEDLDPGAVSGEPDSYQSAKPWKRMVVISAGVVMNLITAAILFVVVFMVGLKVEPPKIGQVEPNSPAAQAVAINASEIGIVQPGLQPGDVVIEINGRQPKSYSDLLVEVAMTARNEPARLSIARPGIASPLTFEIKPEASRLDRLLSIGVSPAMSSTLRSWRGEDAERAIESIGLAGVKPGMRLISVAGQTDIAGYHDLLAACAASGGEPVRVTFANDAETVEIELTPASQLQTAFVPGSEKDAVSVIEHILGLTPVIAVAPGEDSVTSAAHEAGLRPGDIFARIGSVEFPSIATGIREVRLHRNKMIDVVVLRDVNGVMTSLPLTTKVTSEGRIGFNASDTRAMNTLLSLPPTQMREPNATDWSPSPASSAILTSGQRIVEVNGTKVSNFSELRSALQDATREAASTESSATVRLTLEWFALAGDRPRVEREWAIAAADVAELHALTWVPPFRAELFEPEQVLLQAATPLEAVRTGLSETRRVLISTYITFARLFQQTVKIEHIKGPVGIAHMGTIIAERGFIWILFFMAIISVNLAVINFLPLPIVDGGQFLMIVYEQIRGKPVPIVFQNVVTMAGLILIVSLFLVVTFNDVKNLFGL
- a CDS encoding aldehyde dehydrogenase family protein, which produces MSVAPRKPVITAPDESVAKTARCESSNPPASHVWDYAPAPESLKVTILPRYGHFIDGVFVEPNTGVDTGRPTHFATINPATEAVLSEIAHGSAADVDAAVVAARDALPAWAALPALERGKFLYRIARRIQERSRELAVLETMDGGKPIKESRDVDVPLAAAHFFYHAGWADKLAYAFPGRGKPGPVDVCGQIIPWNFPLLMAAWKIAPALACGNTVVLKPAETTSLTALRLAEIFAEVGLPRGVVNIVTGDGRTGAALVEHPGVDKIAFTGSTEVGKRIAAATAASEKKLTLELGGKSPHIIFEDASLDQAVEGIIQGIFFNQGHVCCAGSRLFVQESVLDEVVQKLTLRLRTLRVGDPLDKNTDLGAINSGEQLSRIERYLSQGVDEGAGLCVGGVSAIAGWDGDTPIRPKGVKGFWCRPCLLTSVQPSHVVAREEIFGPVLAVMSFRTPEEAIARANNTRYGLAAGVWTDKGSKIFELAAKLQAGVIWLNTYNRFDPSSPFGGYKESGFGREGGMHGLRGYVKF
- a CDS encoding GNAT family N-acetyltransferase translates to MGDQAQDGFNPASIVPAGANFELRAITEADKPWIERTLIRYWASTSIYSRGKVTDASTLSGFGAFRDEEPIGLVTYLIDGDSCEIVTHNSMAGSGGIGTCLLAAVRQEARDRGCRRLWLATTNDNIPALKFYQRRDFDLVALYHNVMTDARKLKPEIPDVGLFDIPLRHELELEFLL
- a CDS encoding aldehyde dehydrogenase family protein, with the protein product MSERIEVLKTYKLFIGGKLPRSESGRTLAVRGETGQILAHVSQASRKDLRDAVTAARAAGQGWRAATAYLRGQIVYRMAEMMEGKREELARALIEVRPGRTKIDASSEVDAAIDRVVSLAGWADKFAQVMGCANPVAGPYHNFTVPEPVGVVGVIVEHEQPLVALVTLIAAAMCTGNAVVAIADEANPIAACILGEVCATSDVPGGVVNILTGLHSELLPQMAEHGGLDAVVGLGIGTEGRARLRAGIAGNLKRVHFVDVASVAHEDSAGPVVLEPFVEFKTMWHPAGS
- a CDS encoding DUF4230 domain-containing protein; this translates as MLLTTLFVALVLFGTFAVGVLCAWLVLRLFVGRRARTSTETRTIAERVRSVGKLVGLEVFAKEIATARSGWSWCPPILLSQAKLAMIFHFEKQYSVDLAAVRGADVVQLAPDRYRVHLPPIEGSLRLVDVTPYDIQQGRMLGLLEVISMNADRQAQLMRDAQQQASRLYDLHEDKYTNQARETIERHLAALLGLFNVHVEWVWHEEAQPGPAPDAPRREPLKPVLALSA